A genome region from Ptiloglossa arizonensis isolate GNS036 chromosome 4, iyPtiAriz1_principal, whole genome shotgun sequence includes the following:
- the Gtpbp1 gene encoding GTP-binding protein 1, whose protein sequence is MAGSGSIITPTRKQLHEKDHALASSVDYSNIRGKSVLVSPSEDQYELLLRRLKERIQDGGSETIFDIGIGEDGSEDGLREDEYEASVATLQSLAATLEADCVLLRQNKVDQGLVGQYLVRRRLDRQDFLEIRVAVVGNVDAGKSTLLGVLTHGELDNGRGLARQKLFRHKHEAETGRTSSVGNDILGFDSVGNVVNKPEHGSLDWVKICEKSSKVITFIDLAGHERYLKTTVFGMTGHAPDFGMLMVGANAGIVGMTKEHLGLALALSVPVFVVVTKIDMCPPNILQENLRLLIRILKSPGCRKVPVTVKTPDDVVISATNFVSERLCPIFQVSNVTGENLNLLKMFLNLLTARITSHDDEPAEFQIDDTYSVPGVGTVVSGTTLKGVIKLNDTLLLGPDPLGRFIPIAVKSIHRKRMPVREVRGGQTASFALKKIKRSQIRKGMVMVATALNPQACWEFEGEILVLHHPTTISSCYQAMVHCGSIRQTASIISMSQDCLRTGDKALVRFRFIKHPEYIKPGQRMVFREGRTKAVGNVLKLIANSNTMTTQTSRSNKPNKTSQYRQSSSSMMQSLDATETGSSFEGQTSKQENLLQISGMSQNKKSRGRRGGRSHNTANSIIQPLSEQNPPTKV, encoded by the exons ATGGCAGGAAGTGGATCCATTATCACACCAACCAGAAAACAATTGCATGAAAAAGATCATGCACTTGCTTCTAGTGTAGATTATTCTAATATACGAGGAAAG AGTGTTTTAGTTAGTCCATCAGAAGATCAATATGAATTATTACTTAGACGCTTAAAAGAGAGAATTCAAGATGGTGGAAGTgaaacaattttcgatattGGTATTGGTGAAG atgGTTCAGAAGATGGTTTAAGAGAGGATGAATATGAAGCATCTGTCGCCACCTTACAATCTCTTGCTGCTACATTAGAAGCAGACTGTGTACTTTTACGTCAGAATAAAGTAGACCAAGGCCTTGTAGGACAATATCTAGTGCGAAGACGTTTAGACAGACAAGATTTCTTAGAAATTAG GGTGGCTGTTGTTGGTAATGTAGATGCTGGCAAATCGACACTTTTAGGTGTATTGACACATGGGGAACTTGATAATGGTCGAGGTTTGGCTCGTCAAAAATTATTTCGTCATAAACATGAAGCTGAAACAGGTCGTACTAGTTCAGTTGGAAATGATATTCTTGGATTTGATAGTGTTG GTAATGTAGTGAATAAACCAGAACATGGCTCTTTGGATTGGGTAAAAATATGTGAAAAATCTTCTAAAGTCATAACATTCATTGATCTTGCTGGACATGAAAGGTACTTAAAAACAACAGTGTTTGGAATGACAGGGCATGCACCTGACTTTG gtATGTTAATGGTTGGAGCAAATGCTGGCATCGTTGGAATGACAAAAGAACACTTAGGTTTAGCTTTAGCTTTGTCGGTACCAGTATTTGTTGTAGTTACAAAAATTGATATGTGTCCACCAAATATATTACAAGAAAATTTAAGACTGTTAATAAGGATCCTAAAATCTCCAGGATGTAGGAAGGTACCTGTTACTGTGAAGACACCTGATGATGTTGTCATTAGCGCTACTAATTTTGTATCAGAACG GTTGTGTCCTATTTTTCAAGTATCGAATGTAACGGGTGAAAATTTAAATCTTCTTAAAATGTTTCTGAATTTATTAACTGCAAGAATAACTAGTCATGATGATGAACCAGCAGAGTTTCAAATAGATGATACATATTCAGTACCA GGTGTTGGTACTGTAGTTTCTGGAACAACTCTGAAAGGTGTTATAAAACTAAATGACACATTATTATTAGGACCTGATCCTTTAGGTCGTTTCATTCCAATTGCAGTAAAAAGTATACATAGAAAAAGAATGCCTGTTCGTGAAGTGAGAGGTGGTCAAACTGCTAgttttgcattaaaaaaaattaaaagatcaCAAATTCGAAAGGGTATGGTAATGGTTGCAACAGCATTAAATCCACAGGCTTGTTGGGAATTTGAAGGAGAAATTCTTGTATTGCATCATCCTACAACAATTAGTTCCTGCTACCAAGCAATGG TACATTGTGGAAGTATAAGGCAAACAGCATCCATAATTTCCATGTCCCAAGATTGTTTAAGAACTGGAGATAAAGCTTTAGTACGCTTTAGATTTATAAAACATCCTGAATATATAAAACCAGGACAAAGAATGGTATTCAGAGAAGGGCGAACTAAAGCAGTAGGGAATGTCTTAAAACTTATTGCAAATTCTAATACTATGACTACACAAACAAGTAGATCCAATAAACCAAATAAAACATCCCAATATCGTCAAAGTTCTTCATCCATGATGCAA tcattagatgcaacagaaacaggTTCTTCGTTTGAAGGACAAACATCGAAACAagaaaatttacttcaaatatCTGGAATGagtcaaaataaaaaaagtaggGGACGAAGGGGGGGACGATCTCATAATACTGCAAACAGTATTATTCAACCTCTATCAGAACAAAATCCTCCTACAAAAGTATAA
- the LOC143145404 gene encoding uncharacterized protein LOC143145404, with amino-acid sequence MRFFRNLLMLLMSNERLINKLAESKPMQHVAKIVVRTLVRTGTLHSMPSPNSDPKEFVKFLKKFVESFKENLKSIENFKKKPPK; translated from the coding sequence ATGCGcttttttcgtaatttattaatgttGCTTATGAGTAACGAACGTTTAATTAACAAGTTAGCAGAATCAAAACCAATGCAACACGTTGCAAAGATCGTAGTGCGTACATTAGTTCGAACAGGTACATTACATAGCATGCCTTCTCCTAATTCTGATCCTAaagaatttgttaaatttttgaaaaaatttgttgaatcATTTAAAGAAAACTTAAAAAGCAtagaaaactttaagaaaaaaccaccaaaataa
- the Med9 gene encoding mediator complex subunit 9, with amino-acid sequence MESVELSEEVPLRVQFTVDDLDIEILPLIYEIIRSIEKDPHDTTQKAKESQDTSHKILELQKKLDSARAQIRRLPGIEYSKEEQLQKLETLRKQLRLKRELLLKYRNMCTFEVPKV; translated from the exons atggaGTCAGTAGAATTGTCAGAAGAAGTTCCTTTACGCGTGCAATTTACAGTTGATGATTTAGATATTGAAATATTACCACTTATATATGAAATAATTCGGAG caTTGAAAAAGATCCACATGATACTACGCAAAAGGCCAAAGAATCTCAGGATACAAGCCACAAGATATTAGAACTTCAAAAAAAATTAGATTCTGCACGAGCACAG ATTAGAAGACTACCAGGAATAGAGTACAGTAAAGAAGAACAACTACAAAAACTTGAAACTCTTCGCAAACAGCTAAGGCTTAAACGAGAGcttttattaaaatatcgtaATATGTGTACATTTGAAGTTccaaaagtataa
- the Rpl10 gene encoding ribosomal protein L10: MGRRPARCYRYCKNKPYPKSRFCRGVPDPKIRIFDLGKKKASVEDFPLCVHLVSDEYEQLSSEALEAGRICANKYMVKNAGKDQFHIRMRLHPFHVIRINKMLSCAGADRLQTGMRGAFGKPQGTVARVHIGQPIMSVRSSDRHKAAVVEALRRAKFKFPGRQKIYVSKKWGFTKYDRAEYEELKAAGRLAPDGCNVKYLPEHGPLNEWKKFRKILATA; this comes from the exons ATGGGGCGTAGACCAGCTAGATG ctATCGATATTGTAAGAACAAACCTTATCCAAAATCAAGATTCTGTCGTGGTGTACCTGACCCGAAGATACGTATTTTTGATCTTGGAAAAAAGAAAGCTTCTGTAGAAGATTTTCCATTATGTGTACATTTGGTATCAGATGAATATGAACAACTCAGTTCTGAAGCTCTTGAAGCTGGTCGTATCTGTGCAAATAAGTATATGGTAAAAAATGCTGGAAAAGATCAATTCCATATTCGCATGAGACTTCACCCATTCCATGTTATTCGCATTAACAAAATGTTGTCATGTGCTGGAGCTGATAG GCTCCAAACTGGAATGAGAGGAGCTTTTGGTAAACCACAAGGCACCGTAGCTAGAGTACACATTGGGCAACCTATTATGAGTGTACGTTCATCAGATCGCCATAAGGCAGCTGTTGTTGAAGCATTACGTCGTGCAAAATTTAAGTTCCCTGGTCGCcagaaaatttatgtttcaaagAAATGGGGATTTACTAAGTACGATCGTGCCGAATATGAAGAATTGAAAGCAGCTGGCCGTCTTGCTCCAGATGGTTGCAATGTCAAGTATTTGCCTGAACATGGTCCTCTTAATGAATGGAAAAAGTTCAGAAAAATTCTTGCCACTGCTTAA
- the Mrgn1 gene encoding mahogunin ring finger 1 produces MGSLTSRQNAGVEEVDIISNHAYKYPPRSGSYFGSHFIMGGERFDTSQPEAYLFGENADLNFLGSRPTPFPYPPPQANDPTKTLKSLVNIRRESLRLVRNVDQTSTSPQCHSVKHYGDGDIDKKPNRYNIEFTFDCDVRCAITIYYFCTEEVTTKGVTYVPRDPSMNSEIYYYKKGANQLFSQTSHVFDPTVCNEEDLTYNADREIIPIAIHCVAEEGSDEPKQSHTTIAVVEKHLDGTYVLKALKQKLYVDGLCYLLQEIYGIENKNAENAKQQGSDEDTDDNGSECVICMSDVRDTLILPCRHLCLCNGCADSLRYQANNCPICRAPFRALLQIKALQKATGAIISNPPLPEGSCENIPSGYEAVSLIEALNGPYIPRAAVLAPESPDTPDTDTASAIQAAEALNRSVERTSVSKHVSSKETDISARTSSTACPTPEFRMSVLLARDEHSGSQKDLHSRSPAMRMKTGHLREKSTLRSRDTLRLVNEKQPVSLYEGQGQDEDSEAEKLSPLLDAATSTEALDAHSHGMCDIDVDDEIQNTENENDADITYHSH; encoded by the exons ATGGGATCGCTAACAAGTCGACAAAATGCTGGTGTAGAAGAAGTTGATATTATTTCAAATCATGCATACAAATATCCTCCTCGTTCTG GAAGCTATTTTGGTAGTCATTTTATAATGggaggcgaacggtttgatactTCTCAGCCAGAAGCATATCTTTTTGGAGAAAATGCTGACTTAAATTTTTTAGGAAGTAGACCAACACCT TTTCCATATCCTCCACCACAAGCTAATGATCCCACTAAAACATTAAAAAGTTTAGTGAATATAAGAAGAGAATCATTGAGACTAGTTCGTAATGTTGATCAAACTTCTACTTCACCTCAATGCCATAGTGTAAAACATTATGGGGATGGTGATATTGATAAAAAGCCAAATCGTTATAATATTGAATTCACATTTGACTGTGATGTGAGATGTGCaattacaatatattatttttgtactGAAGAAGTCACAACAAAGGGAGTTAC GTATGTACCAAGAGATCCTTCAATGAATtctgaaatatattattataagaaAGGTGCAAATCAATTATTTTCTCAAACATCACATGTATTTGATCCAACAGTATGTAATGAAGAAGATTTAACATATAATGCTGATAGGGAA ATAATACCAATAGCGATACATTGTGTGGCAGAAGAAGGCTCTGATGAACCAAAACAATCTCATACAACAATTGCAGTTGTTGAAAAACATTTAGATGGAACTTATGTATTAAAGGCACTTAAGCAAAAACTTTATGTTGATGGCCTTTGTTATTTGCTTCAAGAAATATAtggtattgaaaataaaaatgctgAAAATGCAAAG CAACAAGGTAGCGATGAAGATACAGATGATAATGGATCAGAATGTGTCATTTGTATGTCTGATGTACGAGACACTTTAATATTACCATGTAGACATTTATGTCTGTGTAATGGATGTGCAGATTCTCTTCGATATCAAGCTAACAATTGCCCAATATGTCGTGCTCCTTTTAGAGCCCTTCTTCAAATTAAAGCACTCCAAAAAGCAACTGGAGCTATAATATCAAATCCTCCATTACCAGAG GGAAGCTGTGAAAACATTCCATCTGGATATGAAGCTGTATCATTGATAGAAGCTTTGAATGGCCCATATATTCCAAGAGCTGCTGTTCTTGCACCAGAATCTCCAGACACACCTGATACAGATACAGCTAGTGCAATTCAAGCAGCCGAAGCATTAAATAG GTCTGTAGAACGTACTTCTGTATCAAAACATGTATCTTCAAAAGAAACAGATATATCTGCGAGGACAAGCAGTACAGCATGTCCTACTCCAGAATTTCGTATGTCAGTTTTATTAGCTAGGGATGAACATTCAGGATCACAAAAAGATCTTCATAGCCGGTCTCCTGCAATGAGAATGAAAACTGGGCATTTACGAGAAAAATCTACTTTAAGATCACGTGATACTCTTAGACTTGTTAATGAGAAACAACCTGTCTCTCTTTACGAG GGACAAGGACAGGATGAAGATAGTGAAGCGGAAAAATTATCTCCCTTATTAGATGCAGCAACTAGTACAGAGGCACTTGACGCTCACAGTCATGGAATGTGCGACATTGATGTTGACGATGAGATTCAAAATacagaaaatgaaaatgatgCTGACATAACGTATCATTCTCATTAA
- the LOC143145245 gene encoding pleckstrin homology domain-containing family J member 1 gives MLFIIMKFNERELAEASSGPADLEGRLNHKRAHKAVFKEKWFKLRCNLLFYFNINEFGKIDKKQPAGVIVLENYSINLDNVSEGIFAFSIAFRDEHEKRHVLSGRSECQIEEWVNALKQASYEYWRSRLIMLQEKLCKKTGKDPLLMYPRNQGIIRDEAWEPVSTFRSHVRSFTTSVVTSTALNTITKEVNLIEF, from the exons ATGCTTTTTATCATCATGAAATTTAATGAAAGAGAACTTGCAGAAGCAAGTAGTGGCCCTGCTGATCTCGAAGGTCGTTTAAATCATAAGCGAGCTCATAAGGCAG tatttaaagaaaaatggtTTAAATTAAGGTGcaacttattattttattttaatatcaacgaatttggaaaaattgataaaaagcaACCAGCTGGTGTAAttgttttagaaaattataGTATTAATCTTGACAATGTGTCTGAAGGAATATTTGCATTTAGTATAGCATTTCGCGATGAGCATGAAAAAAGACACGTTTTGAGTGGTCGTTCGGAATGTCAAATAGAAGAATGGGTCAATGCACTTAAGCAAGCTAGTTACGAATATTGGAGGTCACGTTTAATAATGCTTCAAGAAAAATTATGCAAGAAAACAGGGAAAGATCCCTTACTTATGTACCCAAGAAATCAAGGAATTATCAGAGATGAAGCATGGGAACCTGTGTCAACTTTTCGATCTCATGTACGTTCTTTTACCACATCGGTTGTAACGTCTACAGCATTAAACACAATAACAAAAGAAGTGAATttgattgaattttaa
- the Tapdelta gene encoding translocon-associated protein delta, with amino-acid sequence MNQFAILCILIVSVVSKISGEVCHNPEVVASAYVTEDATILTNVAFTTQFVLKCINGVKGITLYAEVDGKALPAARLSSDNKYQVSWTEDVKKARSGDYRINLYDEERYAAIRKAYRNGEDPSTVKPLVVVLLNNPDVYLGPWINSELLAALLAALVSYSAFSSKFKLLA; translated from the exons ATGAATCAATTTGCAATTCTTTGTATTTTAATAGTTAGCGTAGTTTCCAAAATTTCTGGCGAAGTTTGTCACAACCCTGAGGTTGTTGCGTCTGCATATGTTACGGAAGATGCAACAATTCTAACGAATGTTGCATTTACGACACAATTTGTGCTTAAGTGTATCAATGGTGTGAAAGGTATCACATTGTATGCAGAAGTTGACGGAAAAGCATTGCCTGCTGCTAGGTTAAGCTCCGATAACAAGTATCAG GTATCTTGGACAGAAGATGTGAAAAAAGCACGCTCTGGAGATTATAGAATAAACTTATATGATGAAGAAAGATATGCAGCTATACGTAAAGCATATAGAAATGGAGAAGATCCAAGCACAGTGAAACCTTTAGTTGTAGTATTACTTAATAATCCAGATGTTTATCTTGGACCTTGGATCAATTCAGAACTCCTTGCTGCTCTTTTAGCAGCTTTAGTTTCTTATTCTGCTTTTTCATCAAAGTTCAAACTTCTTGCTTAA
- the LOC143145243 gene encoding proteasome assembly chaperone 2: protein MIKVPEEIDLENYILIIPSVAVGNVGQLSIDLLISSLNLCKIGSMWSSTFLPICGLDPYNTNSDSICTAADFYLGTIYKIILLQLRSPYVDNSTDFFNELTQFIHQRKICKVIILTSSYAYERSDRSDSNLMYLTSDDSLLNNDKLLKRLHWKRYTKQILTGSTENYCIPGGGFANGLYEYLKSREISCTTLFRYCSEGDNIHDALMVVKGLNQWLNLLEITIDDGINIKYPPSWKYFFGNPPSSELY from the exons atgataaaagtacCAGAAGAAATTGaccttgaaaattatattttaataattccaTCAGTCGCTGTTGGAAATGTTGGGCAGCTGTCCATTGATCTATTAATCTCTAGTTTGAATTTATGTAAAATTGGATCAATGTGGAGTTCTACATTCCTTCCAATCTGTGGTCTTGATCCTTATAATACAAATTCTGATTCTATTTGTACTGCTGCTGATTTCTATCTCGGAaccatttataaaataattcttctacAACTACGTTCCCCTTATGTTGATAATTCAACTGATTTTTTCAATGAACTAACACAATTTATTCACCAAAGGAAAATCTGCAAG GTAATAATTCTAACCAGTAGTTATGCTTATGAACGTTCTGATAGATCAGATTCCAATTTGATGTATCTTACTTCAGACGATTCATTATTGAACAATGATAAGCTTCTTAAACGTCTTCATTGGAAAAGATAtacaaaacaaattttaacgGGATCTACAGAAAACTATTGTATTCCTGGAGGAGGATTTGCAAATGGCCTGTACGAGTATCTCAAATCAAGAGAAATTTCTTGTACAACACTTTTTCGTTATTGTTCCGAAGGAGATAATATTCATGATGCATTAATGGTAGTTAAAGGTTTAAATCAATGGTTAAATCTATTAGAAATTACTATTGATGATGGTATCAATATTAAGTATCCGCcatcttggaaatatttttttggtAATCCACCTTCGTCTGAATTATACTAA